From the Cryptomeria japonica chromosome 2, Sugi_1.0, whole genome shotgun sequence genome, one window contains:
- the LOC131073673 gene encoding uncharacterized protein LOC131073673, whose product MDAKSLTAIAKSRGTICRLPFTQIGTKKNMRRFAVKASSSGESGHRSMVDEDMLVLRKRMHQIRMEEINYIPPQHWMEWEKKWYPTYDSDICSSLMWLQNRLLNTRPSVTMAVMALFFFSVPASLLLFLMESTQLISNLHV is encoded by the exons ATGGATGCCAAATCTTTAACTGCAATTGCTAAATCCAGAGGGACAATCTGCAGGCTGCCCTTTACGCAAATTGGCACGAAGAAGAACATGAGACGATTTGCTGTCAAAGCTTCCAGCTCTGGGGAATCAG GACATCGGAGCATGGTGGATGAAGATATGCTGGTGTTGAGAAAAAGGATGCACCAGATCCGAATGGAGGAAATAAATTATATTCCTCCACAGCACTGGATGGAGTGGGAAAAGAAATGGTATCCAACTTATGACTCAGATATATGTTCTTCCCTGATGTGGTTGCAGAATAGGCTCCTTAATACAAGACCTAGCGTTACAATGGCTGTAATGGCTTTATTCTTCTTCAGTGTCCCAGCATCTCTCTTGCTTTTTCTAATGGAATCCACTCAATTGATCAGTAATTTGCATGTATAG